From one Streptomyces mobaraensis genomic stretch:
- a CDS encoding class I SAM-dependent methyltransferase — protein MTDTRPKPAPEVFWEEFYGRDDRVWSGRPNPLLVREAAGLAPGTALDLGCGEGADAIWLAARGWEVTAVDVSATALERGAAHAAEAGVADRIDWRRHDLGESFPEGPEGGHDLVSLQFLHSPLELPVERIVRSAAAAVAPGGVLLFVGHAQSPSWKRQAHADVRFPTAGELLAAMGLPSPDWHVEVRESLRTEATGPDGEAGFRVDHVLRVRRLR, from the coding sequence ATGACGGACACCCGGCCGAAGCCCGCTCCCGAGGTCTTCTGGGAGGAGTTCTACGGGCGCGACGACCGCGTGTGGAGCGGGCGGCCCAACCCGCTGCTGGTCCGGGAGGCGGCCGGGCTCGCGCCGGGCACCGCGCTGGACCTCGGATGCGGCGAGGGGGCGGACGCGATCTGGCTCGCCGCGCGGGGCTGGGAGGTCACCGCCGTCGACGTCTCGGCGACCGCGCTGGAGCGGGGCGCCGCGCACGCCGCCGAGGCGGGGGTCGCGGACCGGATCGACTGGCGGCGGCACGACCTGGGCGAGTCGTTCCCCGAGGGCCCCGAGGGCGGTCACGACCTCGTCTCCCTCCAGTTCCTGCACTCCCCCCTGGAGTTGCCGGTCGAGCGGATCGTCCGGTCCGCCGCGGCGGCGGTGGCTCCCGGCGGTGTCCTGCTCTTCGTGGGCCACGCCCAGAGCCCGTCCTGGAAGCGTCAGGCCCACGCGGACGTCCGCTTCCCCACCGCCGGCGAACTCCTCGCGGCCATGGGCCTGCCGTCGCCGGACTGGCACGTCGAGGTCCGGGAGTCGCTGCGGACGGAGGCGACCGGGCCGGACGGCGAGGCGGGGTTCCGCGTGGACCACGTCCTGCGCGTCCGGCGCCTGCGCTGA
- a CDS encoding WS/DGAT domain-containing protein: MPEPPVPEATAAAGPRPGRDDFWARAWSAYERRYPADPLVMAQAFLCAGLPPSRAELREMVRLAARLMPALAPAEAETTAVLDRHVFETEAGRGSGERGLRAVLGRLAVAPLPDTGADLWLVTGYAPGAFALVPRVRHGLLDGVGGSAVTALIVRALAGSGHSPRPEPAPLAGAGRRTASGWGVCRAALLLADVAVGVPPAARLAVVRERGPDEPLLHHWAFLRTALLRPVMSAFGAGPNDVVLACLAGALGARDGGGRVPRTVTALVPVTLRADAHGPEDGNRFVGARVRLPAGEPDPVRRLCAVAARMRTVRRVAARPETERLLRWCPDAVAAWTLRRGLRPWGSSLLATHVPGPQGRIRLPGWRVDHVVPLTFLPAGHPLAVAVMDYGGEFCVAFTARAGYGGVDGLPRRLAEAVRELCAAAGPGDGR, translated from the coding sequence GTGCCCGAGCCCCCCGTCCCCGAGGCCACGGCGGCCGCCGGCCCGCGTCCGGGGCGGGACGATTTCTGGGCCCGGGCGTGGTCCGCCTACGAACGGCGGTACCCGGCCGATCCGCTGGTCATGGCCCAGGCGTTCCTCTGCGCCGGGCTGCCGCCATCCCGGGCGGAGCTGCGCGAGATGGTGCGCCTGGCCGCCCGCTTGATGCCCGCGCTGGCGCCCGCGGAGGCCGAGACGACGGCCGTCCTGGACCGGCACGTCTTCGAGACGGAGGCCGGACGGGGCTCGGGCGAGCGGGGGTTGCGCGCCGTGCTGGGACGGCTGGCGGTGGCACCGCTGCCGGACACGGGTGCGGACCTGTGGCTGGTGACGGGATACGCCCCGGGGGCGTTCGCGCTGGTGCCACGGGTCCGGCACGGTCTGCTGGACGGGGTGGGCGGCAGTGCGGTCACCGCCCTCATCGTCCGGGCCCTCGCCGGCTCCGGTCACAGCCCGCGGCCGGAGCCCGCTCCGCTCGCGGGGGCCGGCCGGCGGACGGCGAGCGGGTGGGGCGTGTGCCGGGCGGCACTCCTGCTGGCCGACGTCGCCGTCGGCGTCCCGCCGGCGGCACGGCTGGCGGTGGTCCGGGAGCGGGGTCCGGACGAACCGCTGCTGCACCACTGGGCGTTCCTCCGTACCGCGCTGCTGCGCCCGGTGATGTCCGCCTTCGGCGCCGGCCCCAACGACGTCGTCCTCGCCTGCCTGGCGGGCGCCTTGGGGGCACGGGACGGGGGCGGCCGGGTGCCGCGCACGGTGACGGCGCTGGTGCCGGTGACGCTGCGGGCGGACGCGCACGGGCCGGAGGACGGCAACCGGTTCGTCGGGGCGCGGGTGCGGCTGCCCGCCGGGGAGCCCGACCCCGTACGCCGGTTGTGCGCTGTGGCGGCGCGCATGCGCACGGTACGGCGGGTGGCGGCACGCCCGGAGACGGAGCGGCTGCTGCGCTGGTGTCCCGATGCCGTGGCGGCGTGGACGTTGCGACGCGGTCTCCGTCCGTGGGGGAGCTCCCTGCTCGCGACGCATGTGCCGGGGCCGCAGGGGAGGATCAGGCTGCCGGGCTGGCGGGTGGACCACGTGGTGCCGCTGACGTTCCTGCCCGCGGGCCACCCGCTGGCCGTCGCGGTCATGGACTACGGCGGTGAGTTC
- a CDS encoding TetR/AcrR family transcriptional regulator yields the protein MRDEKQAPVCRVCRAPLAPAGRGRPPVYCSRGCQARAYRRRKDPPPPAPEIPPSAVPSGRRRQIAEAVWRVAAGRGLHAASMREIAAEAGVSLRVVQYHFDSKHELLVAALRMLHEESARQADARVRALRRPSDPRALLRAVLDEFLPLDEWRRVALRVHAAYYARSLTDPALAEVFLHDAQPLEDLVTALIARLPAGSAGLPPADPRREADLLVSGVIGLSIDVLHGRRSLTDVRRTVDHHLERIFAAGAAGAG from the coding sequence ATGCGTGACGAAAAGCAGGCGCCGGTCTGCCGCGTGTGCCGCGCCCCGCTGGCGCCGGCCGGGCGGGGCCGGCCGCCCGTGTACTGTTCGCGGGGCTGCCAGGCCCGGGCCTACCGGCGCCGGAAGGACCCTCCGCCGCCCGCGCCGGAGATCCCGCCGTCGGCCGTCCCGTCCGGGCGGCGGCGGCAGATCGCCGAGGCGGTGTGGCGGGTCGCCGCCGGGCGGGGGCTGCACGCGGCGAGCATGCGGGAGATCGCCGCCGAGGCCGGGGTGTCCCTGCGCGTCGTCCAGTACCACTTCGACAGCAAGCACGAACTGCTCGTGGCCGCGCTGCGCATGCTGCACGAGGAGAGCGCGCGGCAGGCCGACGCCCGGGTGCGGGCCCTGCGCCGGCCGTCCGACCCGCGGGCGCTGCTGCGGGCCGTCCTCGACGAGTTCCTGCCGCTGGACGAATGGCGCCGCGTCGCCCTGCGCGTCCACGCCGCGTACTACGCGCGCAGCCTCACCGACCCGGCGCTCGCCGAGGTCTTCCTGCACGACGCCCAGCCCCTGGAGGACCTGGTCACCGCGCTCATCGCCCGGCTGCCCGCCGGCTCCGCCGGCCTGCCGCCGGCCGACCCGCGGCGCGAGGCCGACCTGCTGGTCTCCGGCGTCATCGGGCTGAGCATCGACGTGCTGCACGGGCGCCGGAGCCTGACCGACGTACGGCGCACGGTGGACCACCACCTGGAGCGGATCTTCGCGGCGGGGGCGGCGGGGGCGGGCTGA
- a CDS encoding FAD-binding oxidoreductase: MQTTTRPVTSGSPTDLHGLTGPVFRPGDPGYAEEAAGFQTGYVHRPDLIVGAAHAEDVRRTVRYAARNGLPVAVQATGHGRSVPADGVLVSTRRMTEIAVDPAARTVRFGAGVRWGAVVEEAARYGLAPLNGSAPSVGAVGYHLGGGIGLLARRYGYAADHVRAVELVTADGRRRRTVPGDDLFAAVLGTDGNFGVVTAMETALFPVRTVYGGQLVFDTALAGTVLETWRAWTAGVPEELTSVVSLIPFPDIPELPAPLRGRYVATVRIAFEGSAEEGERLVAPLRAVGARISDDLREMPYRETAAIHRDPEEPHAYASVGVMLRDLPARGARALLAAAGPDSPVPCVLSVRHLGGALRRPGPAGIAVDHRDTEFLVQAIAEYRPEGTGGGGDAATRARHGLLRASLLPWTLGQNPNFPHGDGPYADERRVREIHAPLTRKRLAALKAVHDPANMFRFNRNLRPE, translated from the coding sequence ATGCAGACCACGACGCGTCCCGTCACCTCCGGCAGCCCCACCGATCTCCACGGTCTCACCGGCCCCGTCTTCCGCCCCGGCGATCCCGGCTACGCCGAGGAGGCCGCGGGCTTCCAGACCGGCTACGTCCACCGGCCGGACCTGATCGTCGGGGCCGCGCACGCCGAGGACGTCCGGCGGACCGTCCGGTACGCGGCCCGGAACGGCCTCCCGGTGGCGGTGCAGGCGACCGGGCACGGGCGTTCCGTACCCGCCGACGGCGTACTGGTCAGCACCCGCCGGATGACGGAGATCGCCGTCGACCCCGCCGCGCGGACCGTCCGGTTCGGGGCCGGGGTGCGCTGGGGCGCCGTCGTCGAGGAGGCCGCCCGCTACGGGCTCGCCCCGCTCAACGGCTCGGCGCCGTCCGTCGGCGCGGTCGGCTACCACCTCGGGGGCGGCATCGGGCTGCTCGCCCGCCGGTACGGCTACGCCGCCGACCACGTCCGCGCCGTCGAACTCGTCACCGCCGACGGCCGGCGCCGGCGCACCGTCCCCGGCGACGACCTCTTCGCGGCCGTGCTCGGCACCGACGGCAACTTCGGCGTCGTCACCGCCATGGAGACGGCCCTCTTCCCGGTCCGCACCGTCTACGGCGGCCAGCTCGTCTTCGACACCGCCCTGGCCGGCACGGTCCTGGAGACCTGGCGCGCCTGGACCGCCGGCGTGCCCGAGGAGCTGACCTCCGTCGTCTCCCTGATCCCGTTCCCCGACATCCCCGAGCTGCCCGCCCCGCTGCGCGGCCGGTACGTCGCCACCGTCCGGATCGCCTTCGAGGGGTCCGCCGAGGAGGGCGAGCGCCTCGTCGCCCCGCTGCGCGCGGTGGGCGCCCGGATCAGCGACGACCTGCGGGAGATGCCGTACCGCGAGACGGCCGCCATCCACCGCGACCCCGAGGAGCCGCACGCGTACGCCTCCGTCGGCGTCATGCTCCGCGACCTGCCCGCGCGGGGCGCCCGCGCCCTGCTCGCGGCCGCCGGCCCCGACTCGCCCGTCCCCTGCGTGCTGAGCGTCCGCCACCTGGGCGGCGCCCTGCGCAGGCCGGGCCCGGCCGGGATCGCGGTCGACCACCGGGACACCGAGTTCCTCGTCCAGGCCATCGCCGAGTACCGCCCCGAGGGCACCGGCGGCGGGGGAGACGCCGCGACGCGCGCACGGCACGGCCTGCTCCGCGCGTCCCTCCTGCCCTGGACCCTCGGCCAGAACCCCAACTTCCCGCACGGCGACGGCCCCTACGCCGACGAGCGGCGGGTCCGCGAGATCCACGCGCCCCTCACCCGCAAGCGGCTCGCCGCCCTCAAGGCCGTCCACGACCCCGCCAACATGTTCCGCTTCAACCGCAATCTGCGCCCCGAGTGA